The following coding sequences are from one Canis lupus baileyi chromosome 19, mCanLup2.hap1, whole genome shotgun sequence window:
- the RASSF1 gene encoding ras association domain-containing protein 1 isoform X1, whose protein sequence is MGEVDAGTPSFEMTWSSTTSSGYCSQEDSDSELEQYFTARTSLARRPRRDQDEPAEWEIPDLSQAEVEQKIKEYNSQINSNLFMSLNKDGSYTGFIKVQLKLVRPVSVPSSKKPPSLQDVRRGPGRGTAVKRRTSFYLPKDAVKHLHVLSRTRAREVIEALLRKFLVVDDPRKFALFERAERHGQVYLRKLSDDEQPLRLRLLAGPSEKALSFVLKENDSGEVNWDAFSMPELHNFLRILQREEEEHLRQILQKYSYCRQKIQEALHACPLG, encoded by the exons ATGGGCGAGGTGGACGCGGGGACGCCTTCTTTCGAGATGACCTGGAGCAGCACGACGAGCAGTGGCTACTGCAGCCAGGAGGATTCGGACTCGGAGCTGGAGCAGTACTTCACCGCGCGTACCTCACTGGCGCGCAGGCCGCGTCGGGACCAG GATGAGCCTGCGGAGTGGGAGATACCTGACCTTTCTCAGGCTGAGGTTGAGCAGAAGATAAAGGAATACAATAGCCAGATCAACAGCAACCTCTTCATGAGCCTG AACAAGGATGGCTCCTACACAGGCTTCATCAAGGTTCAACTGAAGCTGGTGCGCCCTGTCTCAGTGCCCTCCAGCAAAAAGCCACCGTCCTTGCAGGATGTGAGGCGGGGCCCAGGGCGAGGCACAGCTGTGAAGCGTCGCACCTCCTTCTACCTGCCCAAGGATGCTGTCAAGCACCTGCATGTGTTGTCACGCACGCGGGCACGTGAGGTCATTGAGGCCCTACTTCGCAAATTCTTGGTGGTGGATGACCCCCGCAAGTTTGCACTCTTTGAGCGGGCTGAGCGCCATGGCCAAG TGTACCTCCGGAAGCTGTCGGATGATGAACAGCCCCTGCGTCTgcggctccttgcagggcccaGCGAGAAGGCCCTAAGCTTTGTCCTCAAGGAGAATGACTCTGGGGAGGTGAAT TGGGATGCCTTTAGCATGCCTGAACTACACAACTTCCTGCGCATCCTTCAGCGGGAGGAAGAGGAGCACCTCCGCCAGATCCTGCAAAAGTACTCTTATTGCCGTCAGAAGATCCAGGAAGCCCTTCACGCCTGCCCCCTGGGGTGA
- the TMEM115 gene encoding transmembrane protein 115: MQRALPGARQHLGAILASASVVVKTLCAAVLFLYLLSFAVDTGCLAVTPGYLFPPNFWIWTLATHGLMEQHVWDVAISLATVVVAGRLLEPLWGALELLIFFSVVNVSVGLLGAFAYLLTYMASFNLVYLFTIRIHGALGFLGGVLVALKQTMGDCVVLRVPQVRVSVVPMLLLGLLLLLRLATLLQSPALASYGFGLLSSWVYLRFYQRHSRGRGDMADHFAFATFFPEILQPVVGLLANLVHGLLVKVKICQKTVKRYDVGAPSSITISLPGTDPQDAERRRQLALKALNERLKRVEDQSVWPSMDDDEEEAGAKVDSPLPSDKAPTLPGKAAAPESSLITFEAAPPKL, encoded by the exons TTCCTCTATCTGCTGTCCTTTGCCGTGGACACGGGCTGCCTGGCGGTCACCCCAGGCTACCTCTTTCCGCCCAATTTCTGGATCTGGACTCTGGCCACCCATGGGCTGATGGAACAGCACGTGTGGGATGTGGCCATCAGCCTGGCCACAGTGGTGGTGGCTGGACGTTTGCTGGAGCCCCTCTGGGGGGCCCTGGAGCTGCTCATCTTCTTCTCAGTGGTGAACGTGTCTGTGGGGCTGCTGGGGGCCTTCGCCTACCTCCTCACCTACATGGCTTCCTTCAACTTGGTCTACCTTTTCACTATCCGCATCCACGGAGCCCTGGGCTTCCTAGGTGGTGTCCTGGTGGCACTCAAGCAAACCATGGGGGACTGCGTGGTCCTGCGTGTGCCGCAGGTGCGCGTCAGCGTGGTGCCCATGCTGCTtttggggctgctgctgctgctgcggctgGCCACGCTGCTCCAGAGCCCAGCGCTGGCCTCCTATGGCTTTGGGCTGCTCTCCAGCTGGGTGTATCTTCGCTTCTACCAGCGCCATAGCCGAGGCCGAGGGGATATGGCTGACCACTTTGCTTTTGCCACCTTCTTTCCTGAGATCCTGCAGCCTGTGGTGGGGCTGTTGGCGAACTTGGTGCACGGCCTCCTGGTGAAGGTAAAGATATGCCAGAAGACAGTGAAGCGCTATGATGTAGGTGCCCCATCTTCCATCACCATCAGCCTCCCAGGCACAGACCCTCAAGACGCAGAGCGGAGAAG GCAACTGGCCCTGAAGGCCCTCAATGAGCGGCTGAAGAGAGTGGAGGACCAGTCCGTCTGGCCTAGCATGGATGACGATGAAGAGGAGGCAGGGGCCAAGGTGGATAGCCCCCTACCCTCAGACAAGGCCCCCACACTCCCAGGGAAGGCGGCTGCCCCAGAATCCAGCCTGATCACCTTCGAGGCAGCTCCCCCGAAGCTGTAA
- the CYB561D2 gene encoding transmembrane reductase CYB561D2, with protein MALSVETESHIYRALRTASGAAAHLVALGFTIFVAVLARPGSSLFSWHPTLMSLAFSFLMTEALLVFSPESSLLRSLSRKGRARCHWVLQLLALLCALLGLGLVILHKEQLGKAHLATWHGRAGLIAVLWAGLQCSGGVGLLYPKLLPRWPLAKLKLYHATSGLVGYLLGAASLLLGMCSLWFTATVTGGVWYLAVLCPVITSLVIMNQVSNAYLYRKRIQP; from the exons ATGGCTCTTTCTGTGGAGACGGAGTCGCACATCTACAGAGCTCTGCGCACTGCCTCTGGGGCTGCTGCCCACCTTGTGGCCCTGGGTTTTACCATCTTTGTGGCTGTGCTTGCCAGGCCTGGCTCCA GTCTGTTCTCCTGGCACCCCACACTTATGTCTTTGGCT TTCTCTTTCCTGATGACTGAAGCACTGCTGGTGTTCTCTCCTGAGAGTTCGCTGCTGCGCTCCCTCTCACGGAAGGGCCGAGCACGCTGCCACTGGGTTCTGCAGCTGCTGGCCCTGCTGTGTGCACTGCTGGGCCTAGGTCTTGTCATCCTCCACAAGGAACAGCTTGGCAAAGCCCACCTGGCCACGTGGCATGGGCGGGCAGGGCTGATAGCTGTGCTATGGGCGGGGTTGCAATGCTCAGGTGGGGTGGGGCTGCTCTACCCTAAACTGCTACCCCGATGGCCCCTGGCTAAGCTCAAGCTATACCATGCCACTTCTGGGCTAGTAGGCTACCTTTTGGGCGCTGCCAGCCTTTTGTTGGGCATGTGTTCACTGTGGTTCACTGCCACGGTCACTGGTGGGGTCTGGTATCTGGCTGTGCTCTGCCCTGTCATTACCAGCTTGGTCATCATGAATCAGGTGAGCAATGCCTACCTGTACCGCAAAAGGATCCAGCCGTGA
- the ZMYND10 gene encoding zinc finger MYND domain-containing protein 10 isoform X1, whose protein sequence is MQAILDATASQGEPIQELLVTHGKIPTLVEELIAVEMWKQKVFPVLCKLEDFKPQNTFPIYMVVHHEASIINLLETVFFHKEVCESAEDAVLDLVDYCHRKLTMLVARSGRGSPPKEESQESTPIQELQKQAELMEFEIALKALSVLRYITDCVDSLSLSTLNCMLSTHNLPCLLVELLEHSPWSRQEGGKMQQFEGGRWQTVAPTEHPKLSKLDGQVWIALYNLLLSPEARTRYCVTSFAKGQLLKLRAFLTDTLLDQLPNLADLQGFLAHLALTETQPPKKDLVLEQIPEIWERLERENRGKWQAIAKHQLRHIFSPSEQDLRLQARRWAETYSLDVLEAVTPERPRCAYCSADASKRCSRCQNEWYCCRECQVKHWKKHGKACVLAAQGNRAK, encoded by the exons ATGCAGGCTATCCTTGATGCTACAGCCAGCCAGGGTGAGCCCATCCAGGAGCTGCTGGTCACCCATGGGAAG ATCCCAACACTGGTGGAGGAGCTGATTGCAGTGGAGATGTGGAAGCAGAAGGTGTTCCCTGTGCTGTGCAAGCTGGAGGACTTCAAGCCCCAGAACACTTTTCCCATATACATGGTG GTACACCACGAGGCCTCTATCATCAACCTTCTGGAGACAGTGTTCTTCCATAAA GAGGTGTGTGAGTCAGCAGAGGACGCTGTCTTGGACCTGGTAGACTACTGCCACCGAAAACTGACTATGTTGGTGGCCCGAAGTGGCCGTGGCAGCCCTCCCAAGGAGGAGTCTCAGGAGAGCACCCCCATTCAG GAGCTGCAGAAGCAAGCAGAGCTGATGGAGTTTGAGATCGCATTGAAGGCCCTCTCAGTGCTGCGCTACATCACAGACTGTGTGGACAG CCTTTCCTTGAGCACCTTGAACTGCATGCTCAGTACCCACAACTTGCCCTGCCTCCTGGTGGAACTGCTGGAACACAGTCCCTGGAGCCGACAGGAAGGTG GCAAGATGCAGCAATTTGAGGGTGGCCGTTGGCAGACAGTGGCCCCCACAGAGCACCCAAAATTGAGCAAGTTGGATGGGCAGGTGTGGATCGCCCTATACAACCTGCTGCTAAGCCCCGAAGCCCGGACCCGCTACTGCGTCACCAGCTTTGCCAAGGGACAGCTACTCAAG CTTCGGGCCTTCCTCACAGACACACTGCTCGACCAGCTGCCCAACCTGGCAGACCTGCAGGGTTTCCTGGCCCACCTGGCCCTGACGGAAACCCAGCCCCCAAAGAAGGACTTGGTGTTGGAACAG ATCCCAGAAATCTGGGAGCGgctagaaagagagaacagaggcaAGTGGCAGGCTATTGCCAAGCACCAGCTGAGGCACATATTCAGCCCTTCAGAGCAGGACCTGCGACTACAGGCACGAAG ATGGGCTGAGACCTACAGCCTGGACGTCCTAGAGGCAGTAACCCCAGAGCGGCCCCGCTGTGCCTACTGCAGTGCAGATGCCTCCAAACGGTGCTCACGGTGCCAGAATGAATGGTATTGCTGCAG GGAGTGCCAAGTCAAGCATTGGAAGAAGCATGGAAAGGCTTGTGTCCTGGCAGCCCAAGGTAACAGAGCCAAGTGA
- the HYAL2 gene encoding hyaluronidase-2 — MWAGLGPAVTLALVVVAWAAQLKPTAPPIFTGRPFVVAWDVPTQDCGPRLKVPLDLKAFDVQASPNEGFVNQNITIFYHDRLGLYPRFSSVGRSVHGGVPQNGSLWAHLKMLQEHVEHYIRSQEPAGLAVIDWEDWRPVWVRNWQDKDIYRQSSRQLVAVRHPDWPADRVVKQAQYEFEFAARQFMLETLRFVKAVRPRHLWGFYLFPDCYNHDYVQNWETYTGRCPDVEVSRNDQLAWLWAESTALFPSVYLDETLASSTHGRNFVSFRVQEALRVAHTHHANHALPVYVFTRPTYSRRLTGLSEMDLISTIGESAALGAAGVILWGDAGYTTSTETCQYLKDYLKRLLVPYVVNVSWAAQYCSWAQCHGHGRCVRRDPSANTFLHLSASSFRLVPSHVPGEPQLRPEGELSWADLNHLQTHFRCQCYLGWGGEQCQWDHTRAAGGARGAWAGSHLTGPLAVAALVLTWTS, encoded by the exons ATGTGGGCAGGCCTGGGCCCTGCCGTCACACTGGCCCTGGTGGTGGTGGCATGGGCCGCCCAGCTCAAACCCACAGCACCACCCATCTTTACCGGCCGGCCCTTTGTGGTAGCATGGGATGTGCCCACACAAGACTGTGGCCCTCGTCTCAAGGTACCACTGGACCTGAAGGCCTTTGATGTGCAGGCCTCACCCAATGAGGGTTTTGTGAACCAGAACATCACCATCTTCTACCATGACCGGCTGGGCCTGTATCCACGCTTCAGTTCAGTGGGGAGGTCTGTGCATGGTGGCGTGCCACAGAATGGCAGCCTCTGGGCACATCTGAAGATGCTGCAGGAACATGTGGAGCACTACATTCGTTCACAGGAGCCTGCAGGCCTGGCAGTCATCGACTGGGAGGACTGGCGGCCTGTGTGGGTGCGCAATTGGCAGGATAAGGACATATACCGCCAGTCATCGCGCCAGCTGGTGGCTGTTCGCCACCCTGACTGGCCTGCAGACCGTGTGGTGAAGCAGGCGCAGTACGAGTTTGAGTTTGCTGCCCGGCAGTTCATGCTGGAGACCCTGCGCTTCGTCAAGGCAGTTCGGCCACGGCACCTCTGGGGCTTCTACCTCTTCCCCGACTGTTACAACCACGATTATGTGCAGAACTGGGAGACCTACACCGGCCGCTGCCCTGACGTTGAGGTCTCCCGGAACGATCAGCTGGCCTGGCTCTGGGCCGAGAGCACAGCCCTCTTCCCTTCTGTTTACCTGGACGAGACGCTTGCGTCCTCCACCCATGGCCGCAACTTTGTCAGCTTCCGAGTTCAGGAGGCCCTTCGCGTGGCTCACACCCATCACGCCAACCATGCGCTCCCGGTCTACGTCTTCACACGACCCACCTATAGCCGCAGGCTCACAGGCCTTAGCGAG ATGGATCTCATCTCCACCATTGGTGAGAGTGCAGCCCTGGGCGCAGCCGGGGTCATCCTCTGGGGCGACGCAGGCTACACCACTAGCACG GAGACCTGCCAGTACCTCAAGGATTACCTGAAGCGGCTGCTGGTTCCCTACGTAGTCAACGTGTCCTGGGCCGCCCAGTATTGCAGTTGGGCACAGTGCCATGGCCACGGGCGCTGCGTACGCCGTGACCCCAGCGCCAATACCTTTCTGCACCTCAGTGCCAGCAGCTTCCGCCTGGTGCCTAGCCACGTACCTGGTGAGCCCCAGCTTCGACCAGAGGGCGAGCTCAGCTGGGCTGATCTCAATCACCTGCAGACACACTTCCGCTGCCAGTGCTACTTAGGCTGGGGTGGCGAGCAATGCCAGTGGGACCATACACGGGCAGCTGGGGGTGCCCGGGGGGCCTGGGCTGGGTCCCACCTCACCGGCCCGCTGGCTGTGGCAGCCCTGGTGCTCACCTGGACTTCATAG
- the RASSF1 gene encoding ras association domain-containing protein 1 isoform X2: MSTEPELIELRELEPARRGGPGRSRLERANALRIAPGTARNPARQLVAGRGHHFQPAGPATHTWCDLCGDFIWGVVRKGLQCAHCKFTCHYRCRALVCLDCCGPRDLGWEPALERDTNVDEPAEWEIPDLSQAEVEQKIKEYNSQINSNLFMSLNKDGSYTGFIKVQLKLVRPVSVPSSKKPPSLQDVRRGPGRGTAVKRRTSFYLPKDAVKHLHVLSRTRAREVIEALLRKFLVVDDPRKFALFERAERHGQVYLRKLSDDEQPLRLRLLAGPSEKALSFVLKENDSGEVNWDAFSMPELHNFLRILQREEEEHLRQILQKYSYCRQKIQEALHACPLG; encoded by the exons ATGTCCACCGAACCCGAGCTCATTGAACTGAGGGAACTGGAGCCCGCGCGGCGCGGAGGTCCGGGCCGCAGCCGGCTGGAGCGAGCGAACGCGCTGCGCATCGCACCGGGGACCGCGCGCAATCCGGCACGGCAGCTGGTCGCGGGCCGCGGCCACCACTTCCAACCTGCGGGGCCCGCCACGCACACGTGGTGCGACCTCTGCGGCGACTTCATCTGGGGCGTCGTGCGCAAGGGCCTGCAGTGCGCGC ATTGCAAGTTCACATGCCACTACCGTTGCCGCGCGCTTGTCTGCCTGGACTGCTGCGGGCCCCGGGACCTGGGCTGGGAACCTGCGCTGGAGCGGGACACGAACGTG GATGAGCCTGCGGAGTGGGAGATACCTGACCTTTCTCAGGCTGAGGTTGAGCAGAAGATAAAGGAATACAATAGCCAGATCAACAGCAACCTCTTCATGAGCCTG AACAAGGATGGCTCCTACACAGGCTTCATCAAGGTTCAACTGAAGCTGGTGCGCCCTGTCTCAGTGCCCTCCAGCAAAAAGCCACCGTCCTTGCAGGATGTGAGGCGGGGCCCAGGGCGAGGCACAGCTGTGAAGCGTCGCACCTCCTTCTACCTGCCCAAGGATGCTGTCAAGCACCTGCATGTGTTGTCACGCACGCGGGCACGTGAGGTCATTGAGGCCCTACTTCGCAAATTCTTGGTGGTGGATGACCCCCGCAAGTTTGCACTCTTTGAGCGGGCTGAGCGCCATGGCCAAG TGTACCTCCGGAAGCTGTCGGATGATGAACAGCCCCTGCGTCTgcggctccttgcagggcccaGCGAGAAGGCCCTAAGCTTTGTCCTCAAGGAGAATGACTCTGGGGAGGTGAAT TGGGATGCCTTTAGCATGCCTGAACTACACAACTTCCTGCGCATCCTTCAGCGGGAGGAAGAGGAGCACCTCCGCCAGATCCTGCAAAAGTACTCTTATTGCCGTCAGAAGATCCAGGAAGCCCTTCACGCCTGCCCCCTGGGGTGA
- the TUSC2 gene encoding tumor suppressor candidate 2 encodes MGASGSKARGLWPFASAAGGGGPESAVAEQALVRPRGRVVPPFVFTRRGSMFYDEDGDLAHEFYEETIVTKNGQKRAKLRRVHKNLIPQGIVKLDPPRIHVDFPVILYEV; translated from the exons ATGGGCGCCAGCGGCTCCAAAGCTCGGGGCCTGTGGCCCTTCGCctcggcggcggggggcggcggcccgGAGTCGGCAGTCGCTGAGCAAGCTTTGGTACGGCCGCGAGGTCGAGTCGTGCCCCCCTTCGTATTCACGCGCCGCGG CTCCATGTTCTATGACGAGGATGGGGATCTGGCTCATGAGTTCTACGAGGAGACAATCGTCACCAAGAACGGGCAGAAGCGGGCCAAGCTGAGGCGGGTGCATAAGAACCTGATTCCTCAG GGCATCGTGAAGCTGGATCCTCCCCGCATCCACGTGGATTTTCCTGTGATCCTCTATGAGGTGTGA
- the ZMYND10 gene encoding zinc finger MYND domain-containing protein 10 isoform X2, with amino-acid sequence MGDLELLLPGEADVLVRGLRSFPLREMGSGGWNQQHENLEKLNMQAILDATASQGEPIQELLVTHGKIPTLVEELIAVEMWKQKVFPVLCKLEDFKPQNTFPIYMVVHHEASIINLLETVFFHKEVCESAEDAVLDLVDYCHRKLTMLVARSGRGSPPKEESQESTPIQELQKQAELMEFEIALKALSVLRYITDCVDSLSLSTLNCMLSTHNLPCLLVELLEHSPWSRQEGGKMQQFEGGRWQTVAPTEHPKLSKLDGQVWIALYNLLLSPEARTRYCVTSFAKGQLLKLRAFLTDTLLDQLPNLADLQGFLAHLALTETQPPKKDLVLEQIPEIWERLERENRGKWQAIAKHQLRHIFSPSEQDLRLQARRWAETYSLDVLEAVTPERPRCAYCSADASKRCSRCQNEWYCCRECQVKHWKKHGKACVLAAQGNRAK; translated from the exons ATGGGCGacctggagctgctgctgccGGGGGAGGCTGACGTGCTGGTGCGGGGGCTGCGCAGCTTCCCGCTGCGCGAGATGGGCTCCGGAGG GTGGAACCAGCAGCATGAGAACCTGGAGAAGCTGAACATGCAGGCTATCCTTGATGCTACAGCCAGCCAGGGTGAGCCCATCCAGGAGCTGCTGGTCACCCATGGGAAG ATCCCAACACTGGTGGAGGAGCTGATTGCAGTGGAGATGTGGAAGCAGAAGGTGTTCCCTGTGCTGTGCAAGCTGGAGGACTTCAAGCCCCAGAACACTTTTCCCATATACATGGTG GTACACCACGAGGCCTCTATCATCAACCTTCTGGAGACAGTGTTCTTCCATAAA GAGGTGTGTGAGTCAGCAGAGGACGCTGTCTTGGACCTGGTAGACTACTGCCACCGAAAACTGACTATGTTGGTGGCCCGAAGTGGCCGTGGCAGCCCTCCCAAGGAGGAGTCTCAGGAGAGCACCCCCATTCAG GAGCTGCAGAAGCAAGCAGAGCTGATGGAGTTTGAGATCGCATTGAAGGCCCTCTCAGTGCTGCGCTACATCACAGACTGTGTGGACAG CCTTTCCTTGAGCACCTTGAACTGCATGCTCAGTACCCACAACTTGCCCTGCCTCCTGGTGGAACTGCTGGAACACAGTCCCTGGAGCCGACAGGAAGGTG GCAAGATGCAGCAATTTGAGGGTGGCCGTTGGCAGACAGTGGCCCCCACAGAGCACCCAAAATTGAGCAAGTTGGATGGGCAGGTGTGGATCGCCCTATACAACCTGCTGCTAAGCCCCGAAGCCCGGACCCGCTACTGCGTCACCAGCTTTGCCAAGGGACAGCTACTCAAG CTTCGGGCCTTCCTCACAGACACACTGCTCGACCAGCTGCCCAACCTGGCAGACCTGCAGGGTTTCCTGGCCCACCTGGCCCTGACGGAAACCCAGCCCCCAAAGAAGGACTTGGTGTTGGAACAG ATCCCAGAAATCTGGGAGCGgctagaaagagagaacagaggcaAGTGGCAGGCTATTGCCAAGCACCAGCTGAGGCACATATTCAGCCCTTCAGAGCAGGACCTGCGACTACAGGCACGAAG ATGGGCTGAGACCTACAGCCTGGACGTCCTAGAGGCAGTAACCCCAGAGCGGCCCCGCTGTGCCTACTGCAGTGCAGATGCCTCCAAACGGTGCTCACGGTGCCAGAATGAATGGTATTGCTGCAG GGAGTGCCAAGTCAAGCATTGGAAGAAGCATGGAAAGGCTTGTGTCCTGGCAGCCCAAGGTAACAGAGCCAAGTGA
- the NPRL2 gene encoding GATOR1 complex protein NPRL2 isoform X1, producing MGSGCRIECIFFSEFHPTLGPKITYQVPEDFISRELFDTVQVYIITKPELQNKLITVTAMDKKLIGCPVCIEHKKYSRNALLFNLGFVCDAQAKTCALEPIVKKLAGYLTTLELESSFVSTEESKQKLVPIMTILLEELNASGRCTLPIDESNTIHLKVIEQRPDPPVAQEYDVPVFTKDKEDFFNSQWDLTTQQILPYIDGFRHVQKISAEADVELNLVRIAIQNLLYYGVVTLVSILQYSNVYCPTPKVQDLVDDKSLQEACLSYVTKQGHKRASLRDVFQLYCSLSPGTTVRDLIGRHPQQLQRVDERKLIQFGLMKNLIRRLQKYPVRVSREERSHPARLYTGCHSYDEICCKTGMSYHELDERLENDPNIIICWK from the exons ATGGGCAGCGGTTGCCGCATCGAATGCATATTCTTCAGCGAGTTCCATCCCACGCTGGGACCCAAAATCACCTATCAG GTCCCTGAAGACTTCATCTCCAGGGAGCTGTTTGACACAGTCCAGGTGTACATCATCACCAAGCCAGAGCTGCAGAACAAACTCATCACTGT CACAGCCATGGACAAGAAACTGATTGGCTGCCCTGTGTGCATTGAACACAAGAAGTACAGCCGCAATGCCCTGCTTTTCAACCTAGGCTTTGTGTGTGATGCCCAGGCCAAGACCTGTGCCCTCGAGCCCATCGTCAAAAAGCTGGCTGGCTACCTGACCACACTGGAG CTAGAGAGCAGCTTCGTGTCAACAGAGGAGAGCAAGCAGAAATTGGTGCCCATCATGACCATCTTGCTGGAGGAGCTAAATGCCTCAGGCCGGTGCACTCTGCCAATCG ATGAATCCAACACCATCCACTTGAAGGTGATTGAGCAGCGGCCTGACCCTCCTGTGGCGCAGGAGTATGATGTGCCTGTCTTTACCAAGGACAAGGAAGATTTCTTCAACTCACAATGGGACCTCACCACACAACAG ATCCTGCCCTACATTGATGGTTTCCGCCATGTCCAGAAGATCTCAGCTGAGGCAGATGTGGAGCTAAACCTGGTGCGCATCGCCATCCAGAACTTGTT GTATTATGGAGTTGTGACACTGGTGTCCATCCTCCAG TATTCCAATGTGTACTGCCCAACACCGAAGGTCCAGGACCTGGTAGATGACAAGTCCCTGCAAGAGGCATGTTTATCCTATGTGACCAAACAAG GGCACAAGAGGGCCAGCCTTCGGGATGTGTTCCAGCTGTATTGCAGCTTGAGCCCTGGCACTACTGTGAGAGACCTCATTGGCCGCCACCCCCAGCAGCTGCAGCGTGTTGATGAACG AAAGCTGATCCAGTTTGGGCTTATGAAGAACCTCATCCGCCGACTACAGAAGTATCCCGTGCGGGTGTCTCGGGAGGAGCGGAGCCACCCTGCCCGGCTTTACACAGGCTGCCACAGCTATGATGAGATCTGTTGCAAGACAG GCATGAGCTACCACGAGCTTGATGAACGGCTGGAAAATGACCCCAATATCATCATCTGCTGGAAGTGA
- the NPRL2 gene encoding GATOR1 complex protein NPRL2 isoform X2, translating to MGSGCRIECIFFSEFHPTLGPKITYQVPEDFISRELFDTVQVYIITKPELQNKLITVTAMDKKLIGCPVCIEHKKYSRNALLFNLGFVCDAQAKTCALEPIVKKLAGYLTTLELESSFVSTEESKQKLVPIMTILLEELNASGRCTLPIDESNTIHLKVIEQRPDPPVAQEYDVPVFTKDKEDFFNSQWDLTTQQILPYIDGFRHVQKISAEADVELNLYSNVYCPTPKVQDLVDDKSLQEACLSYVTKQGHKRASLRDVFQLYCSLSPGTTVRDLIGRHPQQLQRVDERKLIQFGLMKNLIRRLQKYPVRVSREERSHPARLYTGCHSYDEICCKTGMSYHELDERLENDPNIIICWK from the exons ATGGGCAGCGGTTGCCGCATCGAATGCATATTCTTCAGCGAGTTCCATCCCACGCTGGGACCCAAAATCACCTATCAG GTCCCTGAAGACTTCATCTCCAGGGAGCTGTTTGACACAGTCCAGGTGTACATCATCACCAAGCCAGAGCTGCAGAACAAACTCATCACTGT CACAGCCATGGACAAGAAACTGATTGGCTGCCCTGTGTGCATTGAACACAAGAAGTACAGCCGCAATGCCCTGCTTTTCAACCTAGGCTTTGTGTGTGATGCCCAGGCCAAGACCTGTGCCCTCGAGCCCATCGTCAAAAAGCTGGCTGGCTACCTGACCACACTGGAG CTAGAGAGCAGCTTCGTGTCAACAGAGGAGAGCAAGCAGAAATTGGTGCCCATCATGACCATCTTGCTGGAGGAGCTAAATGCCTCAGGCCGGTGCACTCTGCCAATCG ATGAATCCAACACCATCCACTTGAAGGTGATTGAGCAGCGGCCTGACCCTCCTGTGGCGCAGGAGTATGATGTGCCTGTCTTTACCAAGGACAAGGAAGATTTCTTCAACTCACAATGGGACCTCACCACACAACAG ATCCTGCCCTACATTGATGGTTTCCGCCATGTCCAGAAGATCTCAGCTGAGGCAGATGTGGAGCTAAACCTG TATTCCAATGTGTACTGCCCAACACCGAAGGTCCAGGACCTGGTAGATGACAAGTCCCTGCAAGAGGCATGTTTATCCTATGTGACCAAACAAG GGCACAAGAGGGCCAGCCTTCGGGATGTGTTCCAGCTGTATTGCAGCTTGAGCCCTGGCACTACTGTGAGAGACCTCATTGGCCGCCACCCCCAGCAGCTGCAGCGTGTTGATGAACG AAAGCTGATCCAGTTTGGGCTTATGAAGAACCTCATCCGCCGACTACAGAAGTATCCCGTGCGGGTGTCTCGGGAGGAGCGGAGCCACCCTGCCCGGCTTTACACAGGCTGCCACAGCTATGATGAGATCTGTTGCAAGACAG GCATGAGCTACCACGAGCTTGATGAACGGCTGGAAAATGACCCCAATATCATCATCTGCTGGAAGTGA